In Episyrphus balteatus chromosome 4, idEpiBalt1.1, whole genome shotgun sequence, the sequence aacagcttctttttgtgttaatggtatattagattaatggctgaaaatcttaagtttaaagctactttaaagttaaataattagtccggacattgtattttattctcaaatacaattgtttgatagactggggctaaaaacaaaattgcatattcatttaaaaactaatttcacctccgtttattttcaaagtatgataagtccaaaagcgtttttattttttatcttttgagctatcgctccaaaaattaaaaacgaaacggtattttgtagctaggcaagagttctacagaatatattttttataaatttttctacgcatatcaaaagaaaatagaacgtttttttcttctcctcaaaaatttaaaagcatggacttatcatgttttgcaaataaatgattcaattataacacaaaacctgtctcggatggaccttatcacacccaccaaatttcagaaaaatctatcAAGTCGTTTAAAAGGCACAggagaattatatatataagataataataacttttcagtgaattagaaaattttgaaaattaaaaaatctttatataattttttttttttaacttttgacctctaacatctttttttgtggaacaatctgttTTCTTCTACAAGAGTATGTCTTTCccatttgattattataattttttaatttgttacaaaattaagaaataaaaacgaatttttaaagattttctcaatttttggacctcaaacggttagataaacgaaaaaagtgtataagtcCTTTTTTATAGAGcgtttaattttctacaagaatatgaaaaggcatttgctaaaaagtcgatttatttatgttttttttagtagaagattgatgtaaaaatgtaaaactgcgaagcggaggatcttcccattaatattaagagctcatatttggtgactATATTCTAGAAGTGtttagcaatcgatttttcgaagtataaaataaaaaaaaaaaaaaagaatttcgattttttttttttcaattttcactagtaaaatattttttgtttgagaaattGGCATTACCACTCTGGTAATAAgactaatttttgttatttatggttacttaaattttattgaaaaaataaactgcataataagataaaatcttaaaaaaacgatTTCACTCTTATTATTTTGGCCACCACTGTATGTATTATATACAGTAATGTGTAACATTGGTCAAATGTGAGGTAGTTTCCACTCAATAAACGAATGTTTCGTTAACCCATTTACAATATGCCTTATAATTTAAAGTACGTCGACTTAAAAAATCTTATGCACCACTCTCTTTCACAGACAAagataaaataatatcaaatttatgtcgttttccattGGATAAACTTTTCACGAAAAGAACTGTAAAGGAATTTTTAAGCCTATTCTTAAAGATTTTTATAAACACCATGGAGTACGAAGGGctttatttaattgttattgATGATTTTAGATAGATCCAGTGGAGGCAATTGCGAGTTAAACTGCAGtaacaatgcattttttaataattaaaataaaattatttatgtcaCTTGAAATCGAGAATTGAAATTGGTCTATCATTGAAAGTATTTTTTCGTGATTAAATTTAATGCTTTCAAGACTTCGAATACTTTTTAACTCTTTCCCGGGTATTGGTATGAAAAGTGTACCACcaattttagcattttttcaaactttaattGGTTTCAACCTAAGTTGAAACCAATatcttcaagaaaaaaaatttacatagaAATGTGATATTAATTTAATACCATTGCaaattttagtttgaaaaaatgctaaaaaaaggTGGTACAATTGTCATACCACTGCCCCGGAAAGAGTTAACGCCCAATGGAAAACGGCATTAATATTGcgtagaaaatgaaaatttaaataataagttaaaatattttggatGGATGTAGTAAGATCTGTTTGTTATTAAGAGTATTAAGCACTCTTAAGTACTGAATTTTGTGCTAGCTTTGTAACAAACCTTATTGTTGCGGATGTACTACTGTGGCCAGACGTAGTTAGAGCCAACGGCGATGAAGATGGGGTACGCAGCGGTCTACGTGGTGTAGCCATGGATGCATTTCTCAATGCAGTTCGTCTGACCGATGCAGATGATAATTTCGATGATTGAGTGTTTTGTGTAGTTGTTGCTGCCGATGCTGAAGAAAATTCTGTAGCTTTTTGGGTTGAAGAAGTTGAAGACGAAGTTGACGTTATCCTACTGGAAGTATGAATTGTAGTAGAACGTTTCGACGAGAatttgtttttgcaattttggtcgattaaaatgtttatttacattattattttcaaaaaaaaggcgTTGATGAGACACAAAAATGATGTAATATTTGCAAGATATTTGGCTGAGTTAGTTTGTTATATGGATGAATtgtaaataagacagataacaaaatagaacaaaaacgtAAGCTTAAAAATGTTGTATGAAATTTAAATCCTTATTGATGGtgtatttaaattcaaatatctCCATATTAAatatatcaataaattttattgattaaaacataattttaatgcaaaaaaaaaaaaacaatgaacaaacaaaatatttcaccAAAACGAATCAAATATAATTTACAAAACTAATTTActattgatttatttataaaattcgaATGTTAACTAATTTGCATACCTATCTCTCTCCTTCTctcattttatcatttttatttaatttaataataattatatctGCAAAAATAAAGGTgaagatatttttgtttgagtaaCATTTATCGAAGGAAAAAttagtttgttttatttgtgaaaatgttGACAGTGAACTATAATTTTGAGAGAGGGACAGAAAATAACTCAAATTTGTATGAGTGTGTTGATAGGaagtgttagttttttttttttaggtaacaaaaaaagaactaaatggaACGCCACgacaaaaaaagctttaaacataggaaaaaaatctaaacttaCCTTGTATTTGCCGATGGAGGTGCTGGAAGAGCGGGCAATGCTCTTTGGTACTGTCGGTGATGGGGGGAATGATTGCCACCTCCAGACATTATAGATGGAGTAGTGTGCATGCGAGCTTTGTTGGTGAACTCGCGATCAAAGCTCTCGGCTTCTTCTTCATCGAGATTAATGAACTCCTGACGTTCCTCATGTTGACCGGAGCGTAAGTTTTGTTCCTTTTCAATGATGTGAGCACGCTCCCCAATATGATGTCCAattgccattttcttcactccaCTGGAAGAATCTTGGACAGTTTTGCGTGTTTCACGGATTCCACCGGGACCAGTTTTAGTGCTACTAGTAGCTTGATAGATTTGTGGCCGGCCATCTGGCCCGGATGACATTGAAATCACGCTTGATGAACAGAAGGATGCGCCATTGTTTCCAATATCTgacaaacaaatacaaaataatggttATAAGTTGATAAATTAGGTCTGCATACATGTCTTATTATATCACTAGCTTTCTTAAGAATTTAAGAAATATGAAATATACATAATGTGAATTTCCATAAGatcaataataaattatttttgattccttGGTTCTTCATATTCTATTCTTTTTATACAATATCAAGTTTTCCAAATctcatataaataaataaaaagaaagggaggcctaaaaactcctggtacaagcaaatgcaaaaacaccagcaatcagttggcctcagaaatggaacaatacaaaacctgcaggcttgccgccgatttccgaggtcaacccggcgaacctcGACATCGATATCATAACTGCGCCCAGAAAAGgaagaattattatttataaattacactggttaacaaaggttttgttgtcaaacaaaaattacttttctgaaggttttcggtgttcTGAACTCTAATCCGaagttagaaaaaattaatcagctcccgttttgaaatattactgttagaAAATTCAGAAAAACGTATATGTGTACAACTTTTTAATCTTTTATGATACATATATTGAGCCAAACATGCTTTTTTaatcttaagatatctcgggtaGTATGAACAGCGTGAACAGGAATTTGGTTTGTTCGTTTATTGTTAAGAAAGTGGAGATTTATTGACTTAGAAGTCTTTTCAAACAAAGGAAAGTATAGCTATTATAGGTCTGTATTCCTTACAATTCagtgaagattttttttgaacagGTATGATTCTAAATGCTTTCCAGATTTTGGGTTAACAGGGGCTTGTGAGAATAGAATTACAAATACGTATGTTTAAGGTCTGGTGAAATGCGAGGGTATATTATTTTAAGGAACTTCGAATGTATAGCATGCATATCAATGGCCCCATGCAAAATAATACTAAGTGACTTTTTACTATTTTTCAGGAGAGACGTTTACAGTTTTttgcatataatttttttctgttttaaccgattttcaagTTGAAAGCATTAATATTCTTAAAATGTATATCCTGATTTTTAGTAAAGTGTCAAATCTGTCAAAACGTGGGAGCTTTGTTATATTGCACTTAGTATTATTTTGACTGTAAAATTCAAACTCTATAACTTACTATGTGAGCTTAGTTTTCTTCAACTGGAAATAAATCGAGTTCAAAACTATCAAAATAAAGTTAATACTGAACATGCGAATGCATACACGGAAGGTAAAAACaacattaaataaaagaaagcaaCGCAATTTGCGTTGAAAACATCCTGAAATTGTGTTGTGTTCCTACAAAAAACTGGTAGCCACGACCCACGATCCAACAAAAATTGTATCACTAGCCGAGTACTATACCATCAAGATATCTCACTGTTAAAAATTACTGTGacaaactgcaactaaagctgaaattaaattttttttaagttgtttaagTTGTGTAGCGTTTTTTCCGAGTGTGTGTGTACAGTTTATGTGTAGGTTTTAAGTAAGTTTATTCATCGTCTTCCCAATTTGATGCACCTGGGACAAAAGATGTAGTCTTTATTGATCTGTTGAATTTATGGTAGATATTCAGCCTTATTCTGAACGAAAACTCCCGGGAAACCATGTTCGGGAAAAGGGCCCAATCTTAAAATGCCCAGAATATCGTTCCTTTAGCGtataaattttgttcctttttcgatagtaataatgaaaataataagttttttagGTTTTGCCATTTATTATGATAGACTGAAAGATATTGAATATCCGGATTTTACTCGCTTCTGTAAAAGAAGTATATTAAAAACATACAAAGGATTTTATCCTTAATGTTGAGCAATTTACCTGTAAAACCTAACCTAACTCATTTTAACACTTCATTATAATAGATGTGGGAGATTTTGTTGGATtgccaacatttttttgtttaaattttaaagcatCTTCCAATAGTTTCTAAATCCGAAGTGtcaatttagaaaaaatgatttaatttgcaagaaattttttaatttcatcggAATTATATTTAACTTCAAAGAAGAATTTGAACATTTAATCTTACCGATTACCTATGTTTCATAGGCAAACCCCCAGCAGACggtcccgaaaatgcgttttttttgtctcttaaaattgatttgaaatcaGTCTCATCCCGTAGCCTTGGACTTCCTCATAACAAAAATAACCTTGGCAAACATTTTAAGTGGGGCCGAACCCCTGTTAGACGGTCCCTAAAATGCATAATTTCTTAAACTTTTGCATAACCACTTGAAAATAGCCGCATCCTGTAGtccttttttcttgattttaagtaaacccatgaaaaaaaacttaaactttaaacttttttaaaaaagtaaaatttttataaaaaacaaaattacggccaaatgactcttggtgcgattgtgcaaaatatggttttcgacttatgtcttgatactctttcaagtcctgaagtcaaagtgcatttatgaaatttttcccaaacccccatataataaaatctaatgTCGATTTCTTTCACTctaatgagagtacccttttagtacttatttttgcactattgaaggttttgtgttcttccacgccacaaaagtgtaaaaaaagtACTACGGAATACCCCAgatactccacatttttagtcaggggggtcattccgtaattttcgAAACTTGATCGTCAAAACGTTAATCGTGGACGTAATCGTAAACAATTTGCTT encodes:
- the LOC129918823 gene encoding myeloid leukemia factor isoform X2, producing the protein MSLFGALLGDFEDDGYMGNQINSMNMQMRNMNRFMNNMMMPDPFNMLTPFDGGFNGNNSMMERVPMLGGGLFGFPGMPNMNRLISTDIGNNGASFCSSSVISMSSGPDGRPQIYQATSSTKTGPGGIRETRKTVQDSSSGVKKMAIGHHIGERAHIIEKEQNLRSGQHEERQEFINLDEEEAESFDREFTNKARMHTTPSIMSGGGNHSPHHRQYQRALPALPAPPSANTRITSTSSSTSSTQKATEFSSASAATTTQNTQSSKLSSASVRRTALRNASMATPRRPLRTPSSSPLALTTSGHSSTSATISVHPHPYNNAAARRNFRSKHTKHQQQHQEQLSDEQNQQQQQHEQEHEHDQHQELHNTESN
- the LOC129918823 gene encoding myeloid leukemia factor isoform X3, with protein sequence MSLFGALLGDFEDDGYMGNQINSMNMQMRNMNRFMNNMMMPDPFNMLTPFDGGFNGNNSMMERVPMLGGGLFGFPGMPNMNRLISTDIGNNGASFCSSSVISMSSGPDGRPQIYQATSSTKTGPGGIRETRKTVQDSSSGVKKMAIGHHIGERAHIIEKEQNLRSGQHEERQEFINLDEEEAESFDREFTNKARMHTTPSIMSGGGNHSPHHRQYQRALPALPAPPSANTSRITSTSSSTSSTQKATEFSSASAATTTQNTQSSKLSSASVRRTALRNASMATPRRPLRTPSSSPLALTTSGHSSTSATIRDWRLCNPRYYRK
- the LOC129918823 gene encoding myeloid leukemia factor isoform X1, translating into MSLFGALLGDFEDDGYMGNQINSMNMQMRNMNRFMNNMMMPDPFNMLTPFDGGFNGNNSMMERVPMLGGGLFGFPGMPNMNRLISTDIGNNGASFCSSSVISMSSGPDGRPQIYQATSSTKTGPGGIRETRKTVQDSSSGVKKMAIGHHIGERAHIIEKEQNLRSGQHEERQEFINLDEEEAESFDREFTNKARMHTTPSIMSGGGNHSPHHRQYQRALPALPAPPSANTSRITSTSSSTSSTQKATEFSSASAATTTQNTQSSKLSSASVRRTALRNASMATPRRPLRTPSSSPLALTTSGHSSTSATISVHPHPYNNAAARRNFRSKHTKHQQQHQEQLSDEQNQQQQQHEQEHEHDQHQELHNTESN